The Oncorhynchus nerka isolate Pitt River linkage group LG12, Oner_Uvic_2.0, whole genome shotgun sequence genome contains the following window.
tagtgagtttggtacacatccggtggatagagagccgtttattatgttcaacataggagggccaagcacaagaatcagctctttcagtagtttagttggactagggtccagtatgcagcttgaagttttagaggccatgactattttcttcaatgtgtcaagagatatagtattaaaaaacttgagtgtctccctccCGAATACAATGTTTCTAAATAAAGTACATGTAAAcagacactgtatagcctcaaaacatggttaaaattaTAATTTTGATATCGTGGATGGTCtgcccttgcatccatagctctgtctatgaatttgagagtggttagatttctccaggcccatcctttGGCTTTTTACCTAAACAAAATTGTTATTGTTTCATTTAAGGACTCTAGTtttactgcgtgtgtgtgtgtttactagaTGGTTGCTGCCTAGGCCATACAGTTCATTTGGAGATGGTAGTGCATGCTATCAGTGCCAGCTGTAAAATATTTAAATTGCAATTCAATTGCGGAGGGgttctgtatctctgtgtatcCAGGTTGTGATTATCATAACGTGTTGTCATGGCAAAGGAAGTGATGCCCAGACAGATTTGGACTACAATAAATGTGCCTTTTTTATGTTATTATAAAGGTCATTGTGAGTCATGTTTGTCCACTCATTGTCCCGTCTCTTGCCTTTTCCTATTGTACATGCAGGAATAGGGTCAAGGGGTGACATGTTCCCCTTTTGAGGAAGCAGGAACAGGGTCAAGGGGTGACATGTTCCCCTTTTGAGGAAGCAGGAACAGGGTCAAGGGGTGACATGTTCCCCTTTTGAGGAAGCAGGAACAGGGTCAAGGGGTGACATGTTCCCCTTTTGAGGAAGCAGGAACAGGGTCAAGAGGTGACAGGTTCCCTTTTGAGGAAGCAGGAACAAGGTCAAGGGATGACAGGTTCCCTCTTTTGAGGAAGCAGGAACAAGGTCAAGAGGTGACAGGTTCCTCTTTTGAGGAAGCAGGAACAAGGTCAAGAGGTGACAGGTTCCTCTTTTGAGGAAGCAGGAACAAGGTCAAGGGGTGACAGGTTCCCCTTTTGAGGAAGCAGGAACAAGGTCATGGGGTAACAGGTTCCCCTTTTGAGGAAGCAGGAACAAGGTCAAGGGGTGACAGGTTCCCCTTTTGAGGAAGCAGGAACAAGGTCAAGAGGTAACAGGTTCCCACTTTGTCCTGAAGTGCAAAACGACAAAgtaggatgcatcccaaatggcacaacattccctaatatagtgcactgctttagaccaggacccatatggaatagggtgcaatttggggcaCAAACAAGTAGCATTTAGCCTCAGAATCTCTTTTTGGTGCATTCATTCGTCAGAAAGGAGAGCAGCTCTCACTGTGCCTACTCAGACAGACAAGTCAACCAATCAATAaagtttatttataaagcccttggTACAGCAAGTCAATTAAATTCAAGAGGAAGCTTCAATATGACAGTAGAAATGAGCAAACGGGCCTCAGCGGTGAATATTGGTCAAATCACACTTATTCTCacactgtgtggtgtgtgtaataatacatgggtgcttatatttgccatatttcacacatgtacaagtgtgtattaatatgcatgtgtgaattggaaatcccaactctccctgagacaccctcggagagtggggtctcggccagggtctgtgtgtgtatgtgtgtgcgtttgtgtgtctgtgtgtgtgtgtgatggctgTAGTGCATCCTGCTGTGTCACTCTCAGAACCTAATGTGAAGTGATGGTGGCTTGAAGCGGTCATTTGACTGTTGCAACCAGTTAGTTACCATGTGATCAGCAAGTATTTAACCTTTATAACAACATTTCTTCTGCAAGGGAGTCCAGcttcagtgtttgtgtgtgtgtgtgactgtgcgtgTAACTGGGCgactatgtgcgtgtgtgtgactgtgtgtgtgtgtgactatgtgtgtgtgctagGCTGTGTCATTACTAGCTCAGCTCACAtgacaggggtaaggacacactgCATGCATGGAGCCATGCAGGCCCactttcaacacacacacacacacacacactttcattcCTATCTTTCTGTCTTTCACACCCAACCCGTTACCTTTCGCTGGTACTGCATTGTGTTGGAAAGGGGTTTTACATGGCAGCAGGCAGCTTTAACAATAGGTCCATTAGGAACCCTATGGGGACCTCTCTGGACTGTCCTGTAACTTGACCCCTCTGGTCTCTTCACAGGGTGTCTCCCATGAATGAACGAGGCCAGTGGACATCCAGACATCTCTATCAGCACCGGCAACCTCTCAATACAGCAGGAAGAGGAGTTcaaggggagaaggagaagattGGGTTTTGTCTACGTCCAATCCAACTCCTTGGTTTTTGGTTGCATATGTGGTTTGGTGATTTCCGTTTAAATATGCAACCCCCTCTCCTAGGGTGTGTGCTGTGAACTTTCTATTCCCTTTATCTTCAGATAAGGCCAGTGGAAGAGGGCCACATTGGGACATACGTTGATTGGTGGTCTGTGTGGTTGGGGGACTGTTATGCACCTAGTACCCCATAGTCCCCCCACCTCGCCCCGTTATTCATGCCAGCCATGAGTTTACCCAACAGTAAGAGAACAGGCAAGCGCATCTCTTTTTTTAACGACCAAGGAGTGGCGATGAAGGAGACGTCTTCTCAGCAGAATCCAGAAGGTTCTTGCTACGGCCTTGGTGCCCCAGCCTCAGATCCTGGTCCTGGCCAGAGTAAGGCTGCAGGCACCGTCACCTCCACAACCTCCAACCCAGAGGCTCCACATACTGGTATGTACCTCAACTCAGTGATCTTCAGTCCAGAGAAAGGAGACCAGAGTCGGGGACATTACCAACAGACTGTACCCATGAAGTGGGCACACCAGGACCCAGAAGCTCAACCACAGCCTCAACAGAGAACTGGGACTGAGACTGGGAACTGGACACAGGGTGTCACTATGGCTAACTGGGGTCAGAACTTTGCTCCGTACCTAGGGGGCGTCAACGTCAGTGACTCACGGTCCCAGACCCAGACTGCCTTTTCCAAGCAGCAGATCCGTGAGGGGCCTCCACCCCTGCAGCCACAGCAGCCACAGTCTCCTAGTAGGGCTGCAGAGAAGCAGCCTCCCCAGCCTCAGCAGGTGGTTAACCCCCTGCCTGCTGGAGGAGAGGCCTACAGAGACGTTAGAGACGTGGCCAAGCCTCCCAGCCTAGAGTGGGAGCAGCAGCATCAGGCTTCCCAACAGCAACAGCAGTCCCAGACTCAGGCATTCCCACAGACCCTTAAGCCTGGGGCTCTAAATGCCCAGCAACACAGCACATCCAACCCTGGGAGCAGCTCCGTGCTTCAGCCCTTCCAGCTAGCCTTCGGCCAGCCTAAGCAACACCTAACGGCTGGCTACTACCAGGTGTTTCAGGGGGGCAATAGGACTTTACCTAATCTGAACTACAATGCCCAACAGCCCAAACCCCAACCACATCCACAGACCCAACAGAATCCACAGCTCCAGCAGAAGCTGCAACAGACCCAACAGCATCCACAGCTCCAGCAGCAGCTGCAACAGACCCAACAGCATCCACAGCTCCAGCAGCAGCTGCAACAGACCCAACAGCATCCACAGCTCCAGCAGCAGCTGCAACAGACCCAACAGCATCCACAGCTCCAGCAGCAGCTGCAACAGACCCAACAGCATCCACAGCTCCAACAGCAGCTGCAACAGACCCAACAGCATCCACAGCTCCAGCAGCAGCTACAACAGACCCAACAGCATCCACAGCTCCAGCAGCAGCTGCAACAGACCCAACAGCATCCACAGCTCCAGCAGCAGCTACAACAGACCCAACAGCATCCACAGCTCCAGCAGCAGCTGCAACGACAACAGCAACAGAAACAAATATTACAGCATCAACAACAAATGCAACAACAACATCAAAAGATGCAACAGCAGCAAATGCTTCAGCATCAACAGCAactacaacaacagcaacaacaactacaCATACAACAAGAGCAACAGTTAGAACATCAACAGCAAATACAGCAACAattacagcagcagcaacaacaaatacaacaacaacaattgcaGCAGCAACAACCCCAACATGTTCTAGAATACTACCCCAGCAGCCAGAACCCACCTACCCACCAACACCCTCACTCCCAGCCGCCCGTGTTAGTGCCCTCCCAAGAGCCCTGTGCTCAGGCAGCATCCTCCCCAGACCTCCAGGAGATGTCCCCAGACCCTCCAAACATCCCCCCCCAAACAGACTCCCAGCTCCCCCCCATGGAGACCCAGCTCCAACCTCCCCATATCCAGCTGCAGCCTCGAAGGTCCAGGAGACTCTCCAAGGAAGGTGGACCACCACCAGTTGACAACCCCTTCCTCATACCATCTGATGGGGCCCAGAATGGGGCCTCTGAGGAGCCAGGTGGAGCACCGAAGGCGGATGAAGTCCACGTTGCCCAGATGGCCCCTACAGGGGTCATCCAGAGCACACGCAGGAAACGGAGGGTCTCCCAGGAGGTTAACCTGGAGACGCTGGCCCAGAAAGCCTCAGAGATGGAGTCCCTACCGCCACACATCGTCAAGGTAACTGTTTCTGCTACCCTGGTAACTGTTTCTGCTAGTACTGTTGGGCTTGAGGAGCTGTAATAACAGTCCTCTTTGATGAATGTTGTTTTAAACAATCCATTTCGTTGTTGTTTACCTTTGTATAATGGCAGAGGGATTCTGGCTCCCTTATCTAGAAGTAGATCAGAAACAAAAAGCTTAATGCACCTGCCAAGGCCAATCGAGCCTGAAATGATGTTGTTTATGAATGATTAGCACTGAGCAGAATAAGCCATCATCATCCCAATATTAACACAGCAGTATCTGAATGATTTAGCACGGTCTGTCTTCATGTAAGGGGTTTATTGTTAGGTTACAGATGCGCAATTACTCATGTTATAACGCAAATTCTAAAAATGATAAGCAATACtcctattttgtgtgtgtgcaacaaacagcaagaaatgcaaACCACATGTGGATATTTTGTCCTCAGTGCAACCTAGTGCCCTAAATGTCATTCAACCAATTCAGTGCCTTTTGAGAGGTGTAACTTCATTGATTTCACCTCATTTTAACATTGTGTCATAAAGAGCAaatgttcaacttcataaaaGAGAATCTCAAGAGGATAATAAAAAAAATGACTATactaagtgccaaataaagtaacagtgttgaccgtaacagggttgaccgtaacagggttgaccgtaacagggttgaccgtaacagggttgaccgtaacagggttgaccgtaacagtgttgaccgtaacagggttgaccgtaacagtgttgaccgtaacagggttgaccgtaacagtgttgaccgtaacagggttgaccgtaacagtgttgaccgtaacagggttgaccgtaacagggttgaccgtaacagggttgaccgtaacagtgttgaccgtaacagggttgaccgtaacagtgttgaccgtaacagggttgaccgtaacagggttgaccgtaacagggttgaccgttacagggttgaccgtaacagggttgaccgtaacagggttgaccgtaacagtgttgaccgtaacagggttgaccgtaacagtgttgaccgtaacagggttgaccgtaacagtgtTGACCGTTTGACCGTAACAGTGTTGACCGtgaacagggttgaccgtaacagggttgaccgtaacagggttgaccgtaacagtgttgaccgtaacagggttgaaacAGTGTTGAccgttgaccgtaacagggttgaccgtaacagtgtTGACCGTAACagtgttgaccgtaacagggttgaccgtaacagtgtTGACCGTAACagtgttgaccgtaacagggttgaccgtaacagtgttgaccgtaacagggttgaccgtaacagtgtTGACCGTAACAGTGTTGACCGTAACagtgttgaccgtaacagggttgaccgtaacagtgtTGACCGTAACAGTGTTGACCGTAACagtgttgaccgtaacagggttgaccgtaacagtgttgaccgtaacagggttgaccgtaacagggttgaccgtaacagggttgatgatttCATCTTAAATTAGCCAttaatccccttgtgacaggaaATGGAAgtgtgttgtgtgcaacagggagggaagattgaatgcaagcttcacaattttgttgttgttaaaacatttctagctTTGTCTATCTACGGGTAACAGAGTTGTCTATCTACGGGtaacagggttgtctatctacgggtaacagggttgtctatctacgggtgacagggttgtctatctacgggtaacagggttgtctatctacgggtaacagggttgtctatctacgggtgacagggttgtctatctacgggtgacagggttgtctatctacgggtaacagggttgtctatctacgggtaacagggttgtctatctacgggtaacagggttgtctatctacgggtaacagggttgtctatctacggGTAACAGGTTTGTCTATCTACGGGtaacagggttgtctatctacgggtaacagggttgtctatctacgggtaacagggttgtctatctacggGTAACAGGGTCGTCTATCTACGGGTAACAGGGTCGTCTATCTACGGGTAACAGGGCCGTCTATCTACGGGTAACAGGGTCGTCTATCTACGGGTAACAGGGTCGTCTATCTACGGGTAACAGGGTCGTCTATCTACGGGTAACAGGGTCTTCTATCTACGGGTAACAGGGTCGTCTATCTACGGGTAACAGGGTCGTCTATCTACGGGTAACAGGGTCGTCTGTCTACGGGTAACTATCTACGCTCCACCAGCTttagttttccaccacaaaacaccagaaaaggACCATAAAGAGTAGAACCTGCTCCCCTGCTTTTACTCTCTATATATTTTACAACGTGGGGGTGGTAAGGGGTATATGCAGACTTGGTCTTCCCCTACATGACGGTGCAGTTACATCTAGCGTGTAACGGTGCATCCCCCGTGTCTGCCTCATGCCTCACCATGTAGAATATAGACTAGGACTGCTAGGTTAACCTGCTGAATGCTGACTGGTCCCGTTTCACTCAgcactcctccatcctcccccattCATTCCATCATAGGGCTGAAGCCCTTCCCCCATTCATTCCATCATAGGGCTGAAGCCCCTCCCCCATTCATTCCATTATAGGGCTGAAACCCCTCCCCCATTCATTCCATCATAGGGCTGAAACCCCTCCCCCATTCATTCCATCATAGGGCTGAAACCCCTCCCCCATTCATTCCATCATAGGGCTGAAACCCCTCCCCCGTTCATTCCATCATAGGGCTGAAACCCCTCGCCCGTTCATTCCATCATAGGGCTGAAACCCCTCCCCCGTTCATTCCATCATAGGGCTGAAACCCTTCCCCTGTTCATTCCATCATAGGGCTGAAACCCCTCCCCCGTTCATTCCATCATAGGGCTGAAACCCCTTCCCCATTCATTCCATCATAGGGCTGAAACCCCTCCCCCATTCATTCCATCATAGGGCTGAAACCCCTCCCCCATTCATTCCATCATAGGGCTGAAACCCCTCGCCCATTCATTCCATCATAGGGCTGAAACCCCTTCCCCATTCATTCCATCATAGGGCTGAAACTCCTATAGGGGGGGGGGTGTACTTGTGCAGTGCTCAGCTAAATGTatgcctctctttctcctgtcctgGTGTTGGGGCTGGAGTTTTCCACTGGGAATTAACAGTGTATAGGCCTCCAGCATCAGGCCATACTCATTCCTATAGGTGTCTGCCTCACTCAATCACTCCTATAGGAGTCTgccacactcactcactcctaTAGGTGTctgcctcactcactcactcctatAGGTGTCtgccacactcactcactcaatcactcactcactcactcactcactcactcactcactcactcactcactcactcacataggTGTCTGCCACATGCACTCACTCCTACAGGTGTCTGCCACATTCACTCACTCCTATTGGTGTCTGCAACCCTCACTCACTCCTATAGGTGTCTGCAACACTCACTCACTCCTATTGGTGTCTGCAACACTCACTCACTCCTACAGGTGTCTGCCACATGCACTCACTCCTATAGGCTTCAGCTGATGAAATACTCTACATCTTCACTTAATTGTATGATGTTTGTTTAGGGAATTGAAAGTCAATTCACAGCATTATGCTAGTTTTTCCTTCCTGGTCGTATTATAATATAGGTTCACTTCAGTACGACAACACATGAAGTCGTAAGTTGTTTGTTTGCTCATTTGATCTGTAAAGGAAGCCTGTTCAGGTAGCCTCTCCAGTCAGGTATTTGAtgatgtgtgtatctgtctgtctcgtcGTCAGGCACAGCACCACAGGCCCTGGAGCCCCCAGAGACCAGCGCCAGGGCGAGGGACCATGGACAAGGATTCAGGGGGCCACAGTGCCAAGCGGCCCCGTGATGAGAGCATGAtgcccctggtcatccctgtgtCAGTCCCCGTACGAAGGCCAGACCCGTCCTCGTCCTCCCCAGACGGGGAGCACTCTACCCCGGGGACAGGCTGGCCACAGAGACCCTTCACCCTCCAGGACGTGACCAGTATGGATGGCAAACCCTCCGTCATTGTCACCCGCAGGCGATCTCTCAGGAACTCTCTGTCAGACAGCTCAGGACAGGTAGGTGCTagtgccccccccacacacacacaccttactaaCGTCTCCTCAAGTACCATAAGTAGAGGCTTGGTTCATATCTCTGTTTCCATATAATCTATTACAATCCTACATATCCTGCCACCATGCTCTAgcacccatgtctctctctcccctctgccctcATTCCaaccctgcccctccccctccctccagatCAGGTCAAGGAGATTATTAGCAGGGGCTATCCACACTATAGATGGATATATATTtcctactactgtactgtactgtacaataaCCAGGGTGGTGGTGTACTGGACATGTTATGTGTATGGGGATAATGTACAAAATAGAAAATGAACACATTTCCACATTTCTCCTTTAATTCCCCTGGTGAGGAAAGTGCCgtttttatgtttttattttttttttcattttttatttcacctttatttaaccaggtaggctagttgagaacaagttctcatttacaactgcgacctggccaagataaagcaaagcagtgtgaacagacaacacagagttacacatggagtaaacaattaacaagtcaataacacagtagaaaaaaaagggggagtctatatacaatgtgtgcaaaaggcatgaggaggtaggcgaataattacaattttgcagattaacactggagtgataaatgatcagatggtcatgtacaggtagagatattggtgtgcaaaagagcagaaaagtaaataaataaaaacagtatggggatgaggtaggtgaaaatgggtgggctatttaccaatagactatgtacagctgcagcgatcggttagctgctcagatagctgatgtttgaagttggtgagtgagataaaagtctccaacttcagcgatttttgcaattcgttccagtcacaggcagcagagtactggaacgaaaggcggccaaatgaggtgttggctttagggatgatcagtgagatacacctgctggagcgcgtgctacagatgggtgttgccatcgtgaccagtgaactgagataaggcggagctttacctaacatggacttgtagatgacctggagccagtgggtctggcgacgaatatgtagcgagggtcagccgactagagcatacaagtcgcagtggtgggtggtataaggtgctttagtgacaaaacggatggcactgtgataaactgcatccagtttgctgagtagagtgttggaagccattttgtagatgacatcgccgaagtcgaggatcggtaggatagtcagttttactagggtaagcttggcggcgtgagtgaaggaggctttgttgcggaatagaaagccgactcttgatttgattttcgattggagatgtttgatatgagtctggaaggagagtttgcagtctagccagacacctaggtacttatagatgtccacatattcaaggtcggaaccatccagggtggtgatgctagtcgggcatgcgggtgcaggcagcgatcggttgaaaagcatgcatttggttttactagcgtttaagagcagttggaggccacggaaggagtattgtatggcattgaagctcgtttggaggttagatagcacagtgtccaatgacgggccgaaagtatatagaatggtgtcgtctgcgtagaggtggatcagggaatcgcccgcagcaagagcaacatcattgatatatacagagaaaagagtgccGGTCTAGTGATGgttctctactgctgctgctcatttCAAAATAGTTTGCAAATAACAAATAATATATACAAATTATATACTTTCTCATAGTATACTTCTGCCAGGTAAGCCTAATAtacagttaacatttaattgagcaGGTTTTGGGTAAAGTATTTCTGTCAACACATAAGACGGGTATCACATcaactggctacacacagtgacagacaaacacacgtgacagacaaacacacgtgacagacagacagacagacaggtatcacatcaactggctacacacagtgacagacaaacacacgtgacagacagacagacagacaggtatcacatcaactggctacacacagtgacagacaaacacacgtgacagacagacagacagacaggtatcacatcaactggctacacacagtgacagacaaacacacgtgacagacagacagacagacaggtatcacatcaactggctacacacagtgacagacaaacacacgtgacagacagacagacagacagacaggtatcacatcaactggctacacacagtgacagacaaacacacgtgacagacaaacacacgtgacagacagacagacagacaggtatcacatcaactggctacacacagtgacagacaaacacacgtgacagacagacagacagacaggtatcacatcaactggctacacacagtgacagacaaacacacgtgacagacagacagacagacagacaggtatcacatcaactggctacacacagtgacagacaaacacacgtgacagacagacagacagacaggtatcacatcaactggctacacacagtgacagacaaacacacgtgccagacagacagacaggtatgacatcaactggctacacacagtgacagacaaacacacgtgccagacagacagacaggtatcacatcaactggctacacacagtgacagacaaacacacgtgccagacagacaggtatc
Protein-coding sequences here:
- the LOC115119869 gene encoding transcriptional-regulating factor 1-like isoform X2, with the protein product MPAMSLPNSKRTGKRISFFNDQGVAMKETSSQQNPEGSCYGLGAPASDPGPGQSKAAGTVTSTTSNPEAPHTGMYLNSVIFSPEKGDQSRGHYQQTVPMKWAHQDPEAQPQPQQRTGTETGNWTQGVTMANWGQNFAPYLGGVNVSDSRSQTQTAFSKQQIREGPPPLQPQQPQSPSRAAEKQPPQPQQVVNPLPAGGEAYRDVRDVAKPPSLEWEQQHQASQQQQQSQTQAFPQTLKPGALNAQQHSTSNPGSSSVLQPFQLAFGQPKQHLTAGYYQVFQGGNRTLPNLNYNAQQPKPQPHPQTQQNPQLQQKLQQTQQHPQLQQQLQQTQQHPQLQQQLQQTQQHPQLQQQLQQTQQHPQLQQQLQQTQQHPQLQQQLQQTQQHPQLQQQLQQTQQHPQLQQQLQQTQQHPQLQQQLQQTQQHPQLQQQLQRQQQQKQILQHQQQMQQQHQKMQQQQMLQHQQQLQQQQQQLHIQQEQQLEHQQQIQQQLQQQQQQIQQQQLQQQQPQHVLEYYPSSQNPPTHQHPHSQPPVLVPSQEPCAQAASSPDLQEMSPDPPNIPPQTDSQLPPMETQLQPPHIQLQPRRSRRLSKEGGPPPVDNPFLIPSDGAQNGASEEPGGAPKADEVHVAQMAPTGVIQSTRRKRRVSQEVNLETLAQKASEMESLPPHIVKAQHHRPWSPQRPAPGRGTMDKDSGGHSAKRPRDESMMPLVIPVSVPVRRPDPSSSSPDGEHSTPGTGWPQRPFTLQDVTSMDGKPSVIVTRRRSLRNSLSDSSGQNGGMEGGNDNDGKKPKRRPRPEPLFIPPPKPGTFIAPPVYSCITPYQSHLRSPVRLIDNPLTMPPYTPPPILSPVREGSGLYFSTFLSSAASSQGLPPARVCLQPGSASTQGLPPPITPKSATRSLLRSNSVDITPPLLSTIGEATPVSIEPRINIGVRYQAEVPELRQRSAAQQDHPKAELVWAPLRDLEAKPEDQERVDDLINLACSSALHGGGTNQELALHCLYECKGDIMEALALLLLKKPIFPKNHRLGYYHYSVYSSCRQASVQNSLWVVYSSCRQASVQKSLIRQLDPSREKLL
- the LOC115119869 gene encoding mitotic deacetylase-associated SANT domain protein-like isoform X1, with the translated sequence MPAMSLPNSKRTGKRISFFNDQGVAMKETSSQQNPEGSCYGLGAPASDPGPGQSKAAGTVTSTTSNPEAPHTGMYLNSVIFSPEKGDQSRGHYQQTVPMKWAHQDPEAQPQPQQRTGTETGNWTQGVTMANWGQNFAPYLGGVNVSDSRSQTQTAFSKQQIREGPPPLQPQQPQSPSRAAEKQPPQPQQVVNPLPAGGEAYRDVRDVAKPPSLEWEQQHQASQQQQQSQTQAFPQTLKPGALNAQQHSTSNPGSSSVLQPFQLAFGQPKQHLTAGYYQVFQGGNRTLPNLNYNAQQPKPQPHPQTQQNPQLQQKLQQTQQHPQLQQQLQQTQQHPQLQQQLQQTQQHPQLQQQLQQTQQHPQLQQQLQQTQQHPQLQQQLQQTQQHPQLQQQLQQTQQHPQLQQQLQQTQQHPQLQQQLQQTQQHPQLQQQLQRQQQQKQILQHQQQMQQQHQKMQQQQMLQHQQQLQQQQQQLHIQQEQQLEHQQQIQQQLQQQQQQIQQQQLQQQQPQHVLEYYPSSQNPPTHQHPHSQPPVLVPSQEPCAQAASSPDLQEMSPDPPNIPPQTDSQLPPMETQLQPPHIQLQPRRSRRLSKEGGPPPVDNPFLIPSDGAQNGASEEPGGAPKADEVHVAQMAPTGVIQSTRRKRRVSQEVNLETLAQKASEMESLPPHIVKAQHHRPWSPQRPAPGRGTMDKDSGGHSAKRPRDESMMPLVIPVSVPVRRPDPSSSSPDGEHSTPGTGWPQRPFTLQDVTSMDGKPSVIVTRRRSLRNSLSDSSGQNGGMEGGNDNDGKKPKRRPRPEPLFIPPPKPGTFIAPPVYSCITPYQSHLRSPVRLIDNPLTMPPYTPPPILSPVREGSGLYFSTFLSSAASSQGLPPARVCLQPGSASTQGLPPPITPKSATRSLLRSNSVDITPPLLSTIGEATPVSIEPRINIGVRYQAEVPELRQRSAAQQDHPKAELVWAPLRDLEAKPEDQERVDDLINLACSSALHGGGTNQELALHCLYECKGDIMEALALLLLKKPIFPKNHRLGYYHYSGSDSWTPVERSCFNKGIAAYKKDFFMVQKLVSTKTVAQCVEFYYSYKRQVKTGRNGALIYGDMDPPESRNTEEELDHKSSQSCQRLESQKEEEDNRNWEGSVDRKHRGSSPSRVTQTLQATENTGAVLVLKTQEDVRRDQMSSRVSHPPQPSPSAPSKPRPPPKTGTISGTKGPAGPEGEFPCKKCGRIFYKVKSRSAHMKSHAEQEKKAAALRQKEAEERAAAQAAAEAAALLAARQDGEREGNTAGGDSTNDDSSEEDDDEEEDEDWH
- the LOC115119869 gene encoding transcriptional-regulating factor 1-like isoform X3, with translation MPAMSLPNSKRTGKRISFFNDQGVAMKETSSQQNPEGSCYGLGAPASDPGPGQSKAAGTVTSTTSNPEAPHTGMYLNSVIFSPEKGDQSRGHYQQTVPMKWAHQDPEAQPQPQQRTGTETGNWTQGVTMANWGQNFAPYLGGVNVSDSRSQTQTAFSKQQIREGPPPLQPQQPQSPSRAAEKQPPQPQQVVNPLPAGGEAYRDVRDVAKPPSLEWEQQHQASQQQQQSQTQAFPQTLKPGALNAQQHSTSNPGSSSVLQPFQLAFGQPKQHLTAGYYQVFQGGNRTLPNLNYNAQQPKPQPHPQTQQNPQLQQKLQQTQQHPQLQQQLQQTQQHPQLQQQLQQTQQHPQLQQQLQQTQQHPQLQQQLQQTQQHPQLQQQLQQTQQHPQLQQQLQQTQQHPQLQQQLQQTQQHPQLQQQLQQTQQHPQLQQQLQRQQQQKQILQHQQQMQQQHQKMQQQQMLQHQQQLQQQQQQLHIQQEQQLEHQQQIQQQLQQQQQQIQQQQLQQQQPQHVLEYYPSSQNPPTHQHPHSQPPVLVPSQEPCAQAASSPDLQEMSPDPPNIPPQTDSQLPPMETQLQPPHIQLQPRRSRRLSKEGGPPPVDNPFLIPSDGAQNGASEEPGGAPKADEVHVAQMAPTGVIQSTRRKRRVSQEVNLETLAQKASEMESLPPHIVKAQHHRPWSPQRPAPGRGTMDKDSGGHSAKRPRDESMMPLVIPVSVPVRRPDPSSSSPDGEHSTPGTGWPQRPFTLQDVTSMDGKPSVIVTRRRSLRNSLSDSSGQNGGMEGGNDNDGKKPKRRPRPEPLFIPPPKPGTFIAPPVYSCITPYQSHLRSPVRLIDNPLTMPPYTPPPILSPVREGSGLYFSTFLSSAASSQGLPPARVCLQPGSASTQGLPPPITPKSATRSLLRSNSVDITPPLLSTIGEATPVSIEPRINIGVRYQAEVPELRQRSAAQQDHPKAELVWAPLRDLEAKPEDQERVDDLINLACSSALHGGGTNQELALHCLYECKGDIMEALALLLLKKPIFPKNHRLGYYHYSGWSRQRTRVAKY